From Paenibacillus physcomitrellae, the proteins below share one genomic window:
- a CDS encoding aldo/keto reductase yields MENQGTAAASGTFKIGGDLTVNRLGYGVMQLTGPGVWGDPADPEEAVRVLQRAAELDVTLIDTADSYGPFVADHLIKKALHPYKQDLVIATKVGLTRSGPDDWRPVGRPEYLRQQVELNLRHLGLERIDLLQLHRIDPKVPLEEQIGELALLQKEGKIRHIGLSEVTVDQLKVANEIAPIVSVQNLYNLAKRDSEPVLEYAEANNIAFIPWFPLATGALAKSGGPLDEMASRLQAKPSQLALAWLLKRSPVMLPIPGTSKVAHLEENIAAASIQLSDADFEALSKLGQ; encoded by the coding sequence ATGGAAAATCAAGGAACCGCAGCAGCATCCGGTACATTCAAAATCGGCGGAGATCTGACGGTTAACCGTCTCGGCTATGGCGTTATGCAATTGACCGGACCTGGGGTCTGGGGGGATCCGGCTGATCCGGAGGAAGCAGTTCGCGTCCTGCAAAGAGCCGCTGAGCTTGACGTTACACTTATCGATACTGCTGATTCCTATGGGCCTTTTGTAGCGGATCATTTAATCAAGAAAGCTCTTCACCCGTATAAACAAGATTTGGTAATTGCCACCAAGGTCGGCCTGACCCGCAGCGGACCAGACGACTGGCGGCCTGTAGGACGTCCGGAATATCTGCGTCAGCAGGTAGAACTCAACCTTCGCCATCTTGGCCTGGAGCGAATCGACCTACTCCAGCTCCACCGGATCGACCCAAAAGTTCCGCTGGAGGAACAAATCGGCGAATTGGCCCTGCTTCAGAAGGAAGGCAAAATCCGCCACATCGGACTCAGCGAAGTTACGGTGGACCAGTTGAAGGTGGCCAATGAGATTGCGCCGATCGTCTCCGTACAGAATCTGTACAATCTTGCTAAACGCGATTCGGAGCCTGTCCTGGAGTATGCTGAAGCCAACAACATTGCTTTCATTCCATGGTTCCCGCTGGCGACCGGAGCTCTCGCTAAATCCGGAGGCCCGCTTGATGAAATGGCCTCGCGCCTGCAGGCGAAGCCTTCTCAGCTCGCCCTTGCCTGGCTGCTCAAACGTTCGCCGGTGATGCTGCCGATTCCGGGCACTTCCAAGGTGGCTCACCTGGAAGAGAACATTGCCGCAGCAAGCATCCAGCTCAGCGATGCCGACTTTGAAGCTTTGTCCAAACTTGGACAATAA
- the hutH gene encoding histidine ammonia-lyase produces MTVLTGGSLTIDKVVEVARFGEKVAIDQESLARVRKSRAYVEQLLNDQKVVYGLTTGFGKFSDTYISAEDAQQLQLNLIRSHACGIGEPFSVEVARAIMLLRVNALLIGVSGIRPEVIELMAAMLNRGVTPVIPEKGSLGASGDLAPLSHLALVLFGEGEAYFRGERLPGAEALRRAGLAPVALQAKEGLALINGTQVMTAVGVLACCDAINLAHWADCTAALTAEALLGVRDAFDPLTHSIRPHPGQSRSAENIRHLTAGTRHMTGQGELRVQDAYSLRCAPQVHGASRDGLAYIKEKLEIEINSATDNPLIFVEEDRVISGGNFHGQPIALPMDHLSICASELANISERRIERLVNPHLNEGLPAFLTLNGGLQSGFMIAQYAAAAVVSENKALSHPASVDSIPSSGNQEDHVSMGTIAARKALQIVNNAYSVLAIELLCGAQAADFRDPQKLGQGTRWLYEQCRIRVPFVSEDRVLSGDFKTIADWMKQTDVQTALAGTASIS; encoded by the coding sequence ATGACGGTCTTAACCGGCGGTTCCCTTACGATCGATAAGGTTGTGGAAGTGGCCAGGTTCGGCGAAAAGGTTGCCATTGACCAGGAGAGTCTGGCCCGGGTACGGAAGTCGCGCGCTTATGTCGAGCAGCTTCTGAACGATCAGAAGGTAGTGTACGGACTGACAACAGGCTTTGGCAAATTCAGCGACACCTATATCTCGGCCGAGGATGCGCAGCAGCTGCAGCTGAATTTGATCCGCAGCCACGCCTGCGGCATTGGAGAGCCTTTTTCGGTTGAAGTGGCAAGAGCGATTATGCTGCTGCGTGTCAATGCGCTGCTGATTGGCGTGTCGGGTATCCGGCCGGAAGTGATTGAGCTGATGGCAGCGATGCTGAACAGGGGAGTTACACCGGTGATTCCGGAAAAAGGTTCGCTCGGCGCAAGCGGCGATCTGGCCCCGCTGTCGCATTTGGCACTGGTGTTATTCGGAGAAGGGGAAGCCTATTTTCGGGGCGAACGGCTGCCTGGTGCCGAGGCGCTGCGGCGGGCCGGACTTGCGCCGGTTGCCCTGCAGGCCAAAGAGGGGCTGGCGCTGATCAACGGTACCCAGGTGATGACCGCCGTAGGCGTGCTGGCCTGCTGCGATGCGATCAACCTGGCGCACTGGGCCGACTGCACGGCCGCTTTGACGGCCGAAGCGCTGCTCGGCGTGCGGGACGCGTTTGATCCCCTGACGCACAGCATCCGCCCGCATCCGGGGCAAAGCCGGTCTGCCGAGAATATCCGTCACTTGACGGCAGGAACCCGGCACATGACGGGCCAAGGCGAGCTTCGCGTGCAGGATGCTTATTCCTTGCGCTGTGCCCCGCAGGTGCACGGAGCGAGCCGCGACGGTCTTGCTTACATTAAGGAGAAGCTGGAGATCGAAATCAATTCGGCGACCGATAATCCGCTGATCTTTGTGGAGGAGGACCGCGTCATCTCCGGCGGCAACTTCCATGGTCAGCCGATTGCGCTGCCGATGGACCACTTGTCGATCTGCGCTTCCGAGCTGGCCAACATCTCTGAACGCCGGATTGAGCGGCTGGTGAATCCGCATCTGAACGAAGGGCTGCCAGCTTTCCTGACCTTGAACGGCGGACTGCAATCCGGCTTTATGATTGCTCAATATGCAGCGGCCGCTGTTGTTTCGGAGAATAAAGCCTTGTCCCATCCGGCCAGTGTTGACTCCATCCCGTCTTCGGGCAACCAGGAGGACCATGTCAGCATGGGCACAATCGCCGCCCGCAAAGCGCTGCAAATTGTAAATAACGCTTATTCCGTTCTGGCGATCGAGCTGCTGTGCGGCGCGCAGGCTGCCGATTTCCGCGATCCGCAGAAGCTGGGACAGGGAACCCGCTGGCTGTATGAACAGTGCCGTATCCGCGTCCCGTTTGTAAGTGAGGACCGGGTTCTGTCCGGTGATTTCAAGACCATTGCGGACTGGATGAAACAAACCGACGTACAGACTGCCTTGGCGGGAACGGCCTCGATCAGTTAG
- the hutP gene encoding hut operon transcriptional regulator HutP, with protein sequence MAGSPNVFPIGKLSLLLAVLQEHEWREEVEKQLTEQGYKYTIGRVGAMDMTKVVAAMETAAKNNHIIDSNSYREVHAVYHAIIEAIQALGRGVTQFGEILRTVGLTFAIVRGKMEGAVKHEGEWIAVSVYGTIGAPKKGFEHEAVGFGFNHI encoded by the coding sequence ATGGCAGGTTCACCAAATGTTTTTCCAATCGGTAAGTTATCTCTATTGCTGGCTGTTCTGCAGGAGCATGAATGGCGGGAGGAAGTCGAGAAGCAGCTGACCGAGCAGGGGTATAAATATACGATCGGACGTGTCGGGGCCATGGATATGACGAAGGTTGTAGCGGCCATGGAGACTGCGGCCAAGAACAATCATATCATCGACAGCAATTCCTATCGCGAGGTTCACGCTGTTTATCATGCGATTATTGAAGCCATTCAGGCGCTGGGGCGCGGCGTTACGCAATTCGGCGAGATTTTACGGACGGTGGGCTTGACCTTCGCTATTGTGCGCGGGAAGATGGAAGGCGCCGTCAAACATGAGGGTGAATGGATTGCGGTCAGCGTCTACGGCACGATCGGGGCGCCGAAGAAAGGGTTCGAACACGAGGCCGTTGGTTTTGGGTTTAACCATATTTAG
- a CDS encoding pentapeptide repeat-containing protein: MFQYSHQQYSEINFSSQDLRYGELTACTFIRCTFQNGSLEEIISSHCRFVECDFRGASLNGSIHKESAFENCRFNGANLFVSKFEACKMTGSDFSGASLDGITIDGGDWSYTNLRLARLAKQNLRGIKFHEADLSGADLDKADLRDCDLSMALLAKANLQGTDLRGADMEGVDFKTLTLAGTKMDREQAVLFSKAYGAKIG; the protein is encoded by the coding sequence ATGTTTCAGTACAGCCATCAACAATATTCGGAGATCAATTTCAGCAGCCAGGATTTGCGATACGGCGAGCTGACCGCCTGCACCTTCATCCGCTGCACGTTTCAGAACGGCAGCCTGGAAGAAATCATATCCAGCCACTGCCGGTTCGTGGAGTGTGACTTCCGCGGAGCTTCTTTGAATGGCTCCATCCATAAAGAATCGGCCTTTGAGAATTGCCGGTTTAACGGCGCCAATCTGTTTGTATCCAAATTCGAGGCCTGCAAAATGACGGGGTCCGACTTCTCGGGCGCCAGCCTGGACGGAATCACGATAGACGGCGGAGACTGGTCTTATACCAACCTTCGGCTGGCCCGCCTGGCGAAGCAGAACTTACGCGGAATCAAATTTCATGAAGCCGATTTGTCCGGGGCGGATTTGGACAAAGCCGATCTGCGGGATTGCGACTTAAGTATGGCTTTATTGGCAAAAGCCAACCTGCAGGGGACAGATTTGAGAGGCGCAGACATGGAGGGCGTCGATTTCAAAACTTTGACGCTTGCCGGTACGAAAATGGACCGGGAGCAGGCGGTATTGTTTTCCAAAGCGTATGGGGCCAAGATCGGGTAG
- a CDS encoding YjcZ family sporulation protein, protein MMSEGAIGWGTSTAAILVLFILLVIISKAFWV, encoded by the coding sequence ATGATGAGTGAAGGAGCAATCGGTTGGGGAACTTCGACTGCAGCTATTCTTGTTCTGTTTATCCTGCTCGTTATTATTTCCAAAGCTTTCTGGGTTTAA
- a CDS encoding SPL family radical SAM protein has translation MGTELQYKQPKSLLNKGTGFLAGYTHSLNPYTGCSFACSYCYVRQMPVSLFRPLEWGSWVDVKQGAAELLAKELARAKKKGKVTIFMSSSTDPYQPAEYKERVTRALLEVMAAEPPDFLLVQTRSPLVTRDTDLLQRLGSRVRVSLTVETDLEQVRRLFTPSAPPVAARLKALRKLKEAGIATQATVAPVLPSSPAFAGLLAGVTDRVCVDDYFMGDGSGGKRTGRLGLSDLYEQIGRRDWYHPSAYLEVLHRMKEVFGAEQVFVSQKGFEP, from the coding sequence ATGGGAACAGAACTGCAGTATAAACAGCCGAAAAGCCTGTTAAATAAAGGAACAGGCTTTCTGGCCGGCTACACCCATTCGCTCAACCCGTATACCGGCTGCTCGTTCGCCTGCTCTTATTGTTATGTAAGGCAGATGCCGGTTTCCCTGTTCCGGCCTCTGGAATGGGGAAGCTGGGTGGATGTCAAGCAGGGAGCCGCCGAGCTGCTGGCGAAAGAGCTGGCCAGAGCCAAAAAGAAAGGCAAAGTGACGATTTTTATGTCCTCCAGCACCGATCCCTACCAGCCCGCCGAATACAAGGAGCGGGTTACGCGGGCGCTGCTGGAGGTCATGGCCGCCGAGCCGCCGGATTTTCTGCTTGTCCAAACCCGGAGTCCGCTGGTGACCCGGGACACTGATCTGCTGCAGCGGCTGGGAAGCCGGGTCAGGGTCAGCCTGACGGTCGAAACGGATCTGGAGCAGGTACGGCGCCTTTTTACGCCTTCTGCGCCGCCGGTCGCAGCACGTCTTAAAGCGCTTCGGAAGCTCAAGGAAGCGGGGATCGCCACCCAGGCGACCGTTGCTCCGGTGCTGCCGAGCAGTCCGGCATTCGCCGGCCTGCTTGCCGGCGTAACGGACCGGGTATGCGTGGACGACTATTTTATGGGCGACGGCAGCGGCGGCAAACGGACCGGCCGGCTGGGGCTCTCTGATCTGTATGAGCAAATCGGTAGACGGGATTGGTATCACCCTTCCGCTTATTTGGAAGTTCTCCACCGGATGAAGGAAGTTTTTGGTGCAGAGCAGGTATTTGTCAGTCAGAAGGGTTTTGAGCCTTAA
- a CDS encoding histidine kinase: MDNYRRKSPEEILLSISKLHRGRLKIFIGAVSGTGKTYHMLREGAALKDQGIDVVICAVSTLQRPETMEQLRGLERVPSIPWISDGIKKKDLNMEALLERNPEVVLVDGLAHRNRPGAERPTRWDDIQELLARGISVMTTVNVYELEGVRELAQKYVNIKVEETIPANLLELADEVRLIDVTPETLLQRFSEGNLKNSSAAPWFERGNLGVLRELALRLVAEGVNDSLEKHREEMGMLGPSGAAERILVSTQYHWNGSIYIRRGQQVAKRLNGDLHVVTFVRKDRRPSKEQLAFKQSMTKLIDKVGAQFAELTLHARRRLPDQLIRYALDHSVTRILIGHSKQTFWQELLQGSVVYQILRKSRNMDIFIVADRAAHQGERIMPAKMAASVSRQGSLYHRLSSREVDERIGRMTRGGFKVYIGAAPGVGKTYTMLREGNHLLKKGTDVVIGYLETHGRAETAGQVSDLPVIERMTLSYGGANLTEMDTAAILKRNPELVLVDELAHTNVPGSKHKKRYEDILDILNAGISVISTVNVQHLESLNDSVEQITGVRVRETVPDSILRMADEVELIDVAPQALQTRMKAGKIYASEKIQQALDHFFKIGNLIALRELALREIADDVDERLEAWERKSSLRGPWNKREFIFVCVKLTPSAEKLIRRGFRIAYRLKAGWKVAYLQSGRSIGEEERKKIESLQSLTERLGGTFEIASSGSPFQEAEVLLAKADECRATQLIIGPNGRNWRSRIREGITTRKLLRIARHLDILVVDDYNPNIKRES; the protein is encoded by the coding sequence TTGGACAATTATCGTAGGAAAAGCCCTGAGGAAATTTTGCTGTCAATCTCCAAGCTGCATCGCGGCCGGTTGAAAATTTTTATCGGGGCCGTGAGCGGCACCGGAAAAACTTATCATATGCTCCGGGAGGGCGCTGCCTTAAAGGATCAGGGAATCGACGTGGTGATCTGCGCGGTATCCACCCTGCAGCGTCCGGAAACGATGGAGCAGCTGCGGGGGCTGGAGCGGGTGCCCAGCATTCCGTGGATATCGGATGGGATCAAGAAAAAGGACCTGAACATGGAGGCGCTGCTGGAGCGCAATCCGGAAGTGGTACTGGTGGATGGACTTGCCCACCGCAACCGGCCGGGAGCGGAGCGTCCGACCCGATGGGACGATATCCAGGAGCTGCTTGCCCGCGGCATCAGCGTCATGACTACCGTCAACGTCTACGAACTTGAAGGAGTCCGGGAGCTTGCCCAAAAATATGTGAATATCAAGGTAGAGGAAACTATCCCGGCCAATCTGCTGGAGCTGGCTGACGAAGTCCGCCTGATCGATGTCACCCCGGAGACGCTGCTTCAGCGATTTTCGGAAGGAAACCTGAAGAACAGCTCGGCTGCTCCCTGGTTTGAGCGGGGCAACCTGGGCGTGCTGCGTGAGCTTGCCCTGCGGCTCGTGGCCGAAGGCGTCAACGATTCCCTGGAGAAACATCGGGAGGAAATGGGGATGCTGGGGCCGTCCGGAGCTGCCGAGCGCATTTTGGTTTCAACCCAATACCATTGGAACGGGTCTATTTATATCCGGCGCGGGCAGCAGGTGGCCAAACGGTTAAACGGGGACCTTCACGTAGTCACTTTTGTCCGCAAGGACCGGCGGCCGAGCAAAGAGCAGCTGGCCTTTAAACAGTCGATGACCAAACTGATCGACAAGGTGGGCGCCCAATTTGCGGAGCTGACGCTGCATGCCAGACGGAGGCTGCCGGATCAGCTCATCCGGTACGCCCTCGATCACAGCGTGACCCGCATTCTCATCGGCCATTCGAAACAAACGTTTTGGCAGGAGCTGCTGCAGGGCTCCGTCGTCTATCAGATTCTTAGAAAATCGCGGAATATGGACATTTTTATTGTGGCTGACCGGGCCGCGCATCAAGGAGAGCGGATCATGCCGGCCAAAATGGCCGCTTCCGTTTCCCGGCAAGGATCCTTGTACCACCGGCTAAGCAGCCGGGAGGTCGATGAACGGATCGGCCGGATGACCCGCGGCGGGTTTAAGGTTTATATCGGCGCTGCGCCGGGGGTGGGCAAAACGTACACGATGCTGCGCGAAGGAAACCACCTGCTGAAAAAGGGAACCGACGTCGTCATCGGATACCTGGAAACCCATGGCCGGGCGGAAACCGCCGGGCAGGTTTCGGACCTGCCCGTGATTGAACGAATGACTCTTTCTTATGGAGGCGCTAATCTCACCGAGATGGATACGGCGGCGATCCTCAAGCGGAATCCGGAGCTGGTGCTGGTCGATGAGCTGGCTCACACCAATGTCCCGGGCAGCAAGCATAAAAAGCGTTACGAAGATATTCTGGACATTTTGAACGCAGGCATATCCGTCATATCCACGGTTAACGTTCAGCATCTGGAAAGCCTTAACGATTCGGTCGAGCAAATTACAGGCGTCCGGGTACGGGAAACCGTGCCGGATTCGATTTTACGCATGGCCGACGAGGTGGAGTTGATCGATGTGGCTCCCCAGGCTCTGCAAACCCGCATGAAAGCCGGGAAAATATATGCCTCCGAGAAAATCCAGCAGGCTTTGGACCATTTCTTCAAGATCGGGAACCTGATCGCGCTGAGAGAGCTGGCCCTTCGCGAAATCGCGGATGATGTGGATGAACGGCTGGAGGCCTGGGAACGAAAAAGCTCGCTGCGCGGCCCATGGAACAAAAGGGAATTTATTTTTGTCTGCGTAAAGCTGACTCCAAGCGCCGAGAAGCTCATCCGCAGAGGATTCCGGATTGCCTACCGGCTGAAGGCGGGCTGGAAGGTCGCTTATCTCCAGTCCGGCAGGAGCATCGGGGAGGAGGAGCGGAAAAAAATCGAATCGCTGCAAAGCCTGACCGAACGTCTGGGCGGAACCTTCGAAATCGCGTCCTCTGGCTCTCCCTTTCAGGAAGCCGAGGTTTTACTGGCTAAAGCGGACGAATGCCGGGCGACGCAGCTGATCATCGGCCCAAACGGACGGAATTGGCGGAGCCGGATCCGGGAAGGGATCACTACCCGAAAGCTGCTCAGGATTGCCAGACATTTGGACATTTTGGTCGTAGACGATTATAATCCGAATATCAAACGGGAGTCGTGA
- the kdpC gene encoding potassium-transporting ATPase subunit KdpC, which produces MMKTLTVTLRTSLALILLVVVYQLVVTGIAQAFMPGKADGSLVYDANHQLIGSELIGQSFTSPALFHGRISSIDYNAASSGTPNYAPSNPEMIQRTEEAVRVWEKENPQIPVSELPIDLITNSGSGLDPDISVAAAEVQIPRVSANTGIPADQLQELVNQHTKGRDLGLFSEPVVNVLLLNLDVQQAAAGK; this is translated from the coding sequence ATGATGAAGACCCTAACGGTAACCTTAAGAACAAGTTTGGCCCTGATCCTCCTTGTGGTGGTTTACCAGCTTGTCGTAACGGGAATTGCCCAGGCTTTTATGCCTGGTAAAGCAGACGGTAGTCTGGTATATGATGCGAATCATCAATTGATCGGCTCCGAGCTGATCGGGCAATCGTTTACTTCGCCTGCCTTGTTCCATGGAAGAATCTCCAGCATTGATTACAATGCGGCTTCTTCCGGGACGCCCAATTACGCGCCGTCCAATCCGGAGATGATCCAACGTACCGAGGAAGCCGTGCGGGTTTGGGAGAAGGAAAATCCGCAGATTCCCGTCTCCGAGCTGCCGATCGACCTGATCACGAACTCCGGTTCCGGGTTGGATCCGGACATCAGTGTAGCCGCAGCCGAAGTTCAGATTCCGCGCGTCAGCGCCAACACGGGCATACCGGCGGATCAGCTGCAGGAGCTGGTCAACCAGCATACGAAGGGCAGAGACCTTGGGCTGTTCAGCGAACCTGTCGTTAATGTGCTGCTTCTGAACCTCGATGTGCAGCAAGCGGCAGCGGGGAAATAA